The Spea bombifrons isolate aSpeBom1 chromosome 4, aSpeBom1.2.pri, whole genome shotgun sequence genome segment GATAATGCTATCAATTTTCCCTTTCCTCATACTATAAATTTGCAGCTTTGGTTACACATCCCATCCTGAGGACCAGTATTTAGTATCTacccaccaaatatgtatttatttcccTCTCTACAGAAAAGCTATTCTTAAAAAGTTCTCTACATGGACCCCACAATAATGTTAGGTGCCCCTTTTGCATCACAATTACCTTATTTGCATAATTATAAAATACGTTTTTTCAGTAAAAATTAATCTGAAAAACAACATTGTGTTATAATCAAGGTagtcttttattcagacctcagatcTGTGGCACCAATGCACAGCCATCTAAGCCCAGGGGCTTGTCACTCAACcgcactcatgctctctcactctcactctttAATGctcactcatgctctttcacactctcccattcaatgtctccctaccttctctgcaaaCCACTTCCATGTCCCAGTCTTTTTTCCAGCAGCtgtgcttcttctcttgcctcttcttgttcatctgtcttctttcttcatcttcttaTCTCTGGTTTCATCTCCATTATTGaggtacttccacaaaagggccaGAATCTTTCTTCACAAATTATCCTCttagagtacttctgcaaaagggcagagccatggTGCACCCCGCAAAGACAGCCTCTCCCCTTCCTCCAATTGTGTGAGAGTGGGCGGAGGCTCTgcatttttgtggaagtacctGGATAACGGGGAaatgtggatgaagaaagacaaaagaagaagaaagaacatCGAAGAATAAGAAGAGGCAAGATGAGAACCGTAGCTGTGGGAAAACAAGAGAGGAACACAGAATACAAGATATAATAAGGTAACATACCTTCCCAAAGTTAATTACACCATAGGGATATTACCTATGTTTCCACAATTATACCATAGGGATATTACCTATGTTTCCACAAGTACGAGAGGAGAGTCAAACTGAATGATTACATTGAAGCTGACAATTTGCAAATTGACATTaccattaaaatatgttaagaTGTAAAGATATAGGAGAAAAAGAGGGCTATTTTGTAATCACACAGATACATAAAAGGCTAGATGGATACAGAATAATTTTGCTGACTGAGAGTAAAATCCTAAATCCATTGTCACATTTAGATCAAGGTCTAGCATACATAAAACTTTTTGGGACAATTATGTTACTGAACAAGTGGCAAGAGCACTAGAATAAACTAATGGTGGTACAAATAATTACAATTGTAAATGAGAACAATAGGCTGATTTtacaatgaatgaaaaaaaagtatacatgctaacatttcaggtgtccaaatcagggCACAATACAAAGAAATCatcttatattttgttttgcagatcattttttattattttttggatcTGCCTtaaggtatatatttttatacccaAGTACGTTCACACTTTTTTATTAGGTTTGTTGGTCATCCTTGTGCGAGGTTTATCCTGTTTTTGTTTATGTCCAAATCAGGGCACCTGTGTTGGACGGTGTGGCAAGATAAAGGGACAGTATGGGTATGGTAGAAGCTAAAATATGTCTACAAAATTATTTATGAGACTTACCTTCTGTGTGTATTCGTAATCTTGGCTCTTCATTACACCTTTTTCTGTCACATATTGTAGTGCTAATAATGGCATACCACCACAGCAGCCACTGTCACTGGTGTCACAGTCCACTAGTTGTTGCTCACTCAACTGGACAAGGTTTCCATTCTTTAGACATAAACGGGATTCCACTACACCAATCTTTAAAGTACACATATTTacgttatatttatatgtgtgttccAATCTAAATGTTTCTGCCTTAACTTTGATAAAGTAAAGATTATCTTAACACTTAGATTTTAATTCATGAACAAAACAGGAATAACACAACTTTTTATTCTACCCGGGAAACATGTTATTGCTTAGCTAATCaggacaatataaaataaataataggtggccaatagaaaaagaaaacaaaaagcagcTAGGGTATTAATATGCACAAAATCCTATCAGTGAAAGCAAAATACGAGAGTAATACAAAATCCTATCAGCGAACGCAAAATACAAGAGTAACACAAAATCCTATCAGTGAAAGCAAAGTACAGGAGTAACACAAAATCCTATCAGTGAAAGCAAAATTAAGAGTAACACAAAATCCTATGAGTGAAAGCAAAATACAAGAGTAACACAAAATCAGCGAAAGCAAAGTACAAGTGTATGATTATCAGGGCTAGACTGGGAATACAAAGCAGCACTGTTGTGcatcatatacattatatgtgcACAATCGCCGTTAGTAAATGCCTGACATCATCATATCCCAACTAACTTGCATGAATTTCTATTAAATATACTTATCACTCTAGCAGTAAGCATATTTTAGGGCTCTTTCTGGTGTCTAACAAGACACATACAAAGTAGTCTTATGAAATTGCCATCTATTTTATATACTGATTCTGCAGCAAGTGTTGTTTTGCTCGCACATACACATTCCCACTCTCCCTAACACAGTGTCTGCTCACTTTCTCCCTCTTCATGTATCTAAGGATTCTGCTGCTGCACACTGGAGGGGTCATATTTTGTTATGCGACCCCCATGGCCAGCCATAGATCTCTACCAGACATTAATGCTGAAGGCTACCCAACTGACCCCAGGGCAGCCAGCTTACTGGGAAATGTTCCAGGGATCTTAATGAGCTAATCCAGCCCTGCAAGCAACCATACTTAATGGCAGTAGAACtaacaataaaaagataaatgtatctattttgTTACCGCTGCGAATGCCCAGCACGATCCACAGTTTCCTTGGTTTTTAACAGGAGTAATACAATTTGATTTCCTCCAGTCAACCTCTTCTGGAATATTAGGATTTTTTGCATTGAGACTTTTTTGTGGAATATTACTCGGCTTCGAAAATTCTCCTGAGTAAATAAGGCAGCTCTTGGACCTCAGTTCTTCATTTGTCTGAAATGATAAAACTCTTTAAATAAGAGGAGTTAGAAGCATAAACATCCTGtaacctatttttttaaagaagtcaCCAATTATCATTTCTTGACCTTACCAGTATAAATGTAGGAATGGACTGTACATTATATAggaatataacaaatatttagcaCTAAAAGCTCATATCACCAAAGTCAATAAGTCAAATACCTATCAACAATCAACCAAAGGCTGAAGTTACGGTTATCCCACCATTTCCTCCATCCACAACTCCTGACATGTCTATCATTCTTGATAACTCCACCATCTAACCAACAAACCAAGTTCagtgccttggtgtcacactagacactgctctctccttcatcccttacTAGCAGTCCCTAACCAAATTCTGCcgccttcacctgaaaaacatctcctgaatttggccattcctcacacaagaaataaCCAAAATACTAATCCACCCCTTGTTAGATCtcatctggattattgcaactccctactaagtGGACTCCCCCTCTCCAGCCTTTCACCgctccaatccatcctcaacactgctgCTAGATTAATCGTTCTCTGTCACTGTTATTCATCTGCTGCTCTATTGGCTCACATtaccctccagaatcaaatttaaactcctgaacctgacctacagagccaaaacaactctgcaccccctatatctctaccctcctatccaaatacatctCTAACCTCTTTGTTACTCTAACAACCTGCATCTCCCTCCTACCATCATTCCCTCTTCTCACTCATGCATTCAGGATTTCATCTGGGCTGTATCACTTCTCATTCCCTCAGACTTGCTCCTTTGTACGcgactttcaaaagctctctgaaaaccaaCTTTGTTTGAAGCAGTATACAACTATGCTATTTatgtataattacataattcTTCTAGATAATgtgagacaatatattttagtaattttaatAGCTTTGTAAAAGTGTTATCCATCACTACAATTCTGTAATCACACACCTGATCTAGTTGTATAAACAGGATATCACGGGCaaaactgtgtgtgtatatatataaaattcttggggtttttttataaacatcaAGGGGCAGACTGAGTTGCCTAGGGCCCTCTGGAGGCTTGGTCTCTTGTCTTTTGGACACAGTATACTCTTGGTCACAGAGATCAAACATGATACAAGTTATATACGGTAGAAAAAAGACTTGCTGTGTAATATTCTCACAGTACTATATATGATGCATTATAGAGTTGAAAGATGTATTGTTGATTTTGTACActttttgcaaatgaaaccaaCACAGTGAATAAGGGTATATAACTGTAAAGTCTTCCTAAAAACCTGTAAACTTACCATATCTGCAAAGTGGTTCACAGCCATCCAGTATTTGGAGAGACCTTGGTCAGCAAGCTGATTGTGTTTCTGAACCCTTTCCCAATTGGCCTCCCAGGCTGTTCTTCTAAATTGCTCTTCTTCTAAATCTTTGTATTGTCTCCCTGTAACAATTAAATGTTCAATAAAAATCTAATCAGTAACCAATGTGAAGAATATTAACAGTATGACAACTACAGATGGTTCATTTGCTCAATATTCCTCTGGCTGCATGGATTTTGAGGCAGGTTTGGCTCTTTCAAAACCCTGACCTGAAAATTCAATatctagaaacaaaataaaaaataaatgctaaaaaaatcagttttatgTAGctgatggaaaaaaataaataaaaaaaagtgagtaaAATGCCCTCAAGTGAAGTTGGCTTGCCATTAGTAATTTTccctatttattcatttttaattaaacttaCAGTGTTGTATTTTCAAAGACAATATATGATCCACTTTCTGTCATTCTAAAGAGTCTGTATTGAATTATGTATTCAAACTCTAGTACATCTCCCATgatatgtaaaacatttttttttgcatttagctGCAATTTGTTATTCTTAACTCTTGAAGAACAAACAAGTAATACAAGTTAACCATCACAATCTTGCTTCCAGTTGTGAGAATACTAGTATTGTTATCCTGTgtgcttaaaaaaacaacaactatattttttgtattattggtTTAAATAATCTTACCATATTTTGATGTCCATACATTCCACTCTGCATCAAGGAAATGTGAGGCTGAAACACAGATTGCAATTGCTGAGAGCAGCAACAGACATTTCACTTGGTGCATCCTAAAAGagagaatatataaataaaaaataaaacaaaaaccataAGTTAATATTGTAGCAAAACCATGTGCAATAATTTTTTATATCCAATTGCATTTTAATAaggcatttatatttttatgttataacaCTTACCTGACTGCCATGCTTTACAGCAGTGAGTCTTGAGTATAAAATATCTACCCACTGCCATCTATTTATATCTTTGCATTTCTTTCCATTATTATATCTAGTCTTTATTATATCGGGAACTACATCAGAACTGTGCCAATCAGATTATTGGGAACAGTTTGATTTATAGTGATAAGATTTTATGCACAATCCATGactgtttctaaaaaaaagttcaagCATATACAAGGATGTTAAGTGCGGTACAGGAGTCAAAAGCCCCAAATGTTAAGGGAAAACCTTTTCACGCAAGACCAGAAAAGCAATCAGAAACTATTTATAGTGTatgttcttttgttgttttagTGGTATTTATATATCAAAGTCAGCACTAACAGTAGCATGATAGGTCACATCCTTTGCACAGTGTGATTAGTTGGAACAGCAGTCTGATAATTTACCTGTGAGTGGTACATGTGATTATACACTAACTCTTGAAAGTTACTTAGAGGGGTATCTATGCTATCTAGGCCATATCAGCTGGCGAAGAGGTAATGATTGCAGGATCTTGTAGCAGGCTACAAGAATTTCCAGGTGCCATGAACTCTAGGCTCATCCTGACTCTCCCTGACCCTgactctctaacaccatacactaacacccgcacatgcatactaacacaaacactcaTGCTAAAACGATACAATGTTTACCATATTTAATGTAGAATATTTCCTTAGCAGATTCTATTCTAAGTAATGTCATGTGCCCGGAAGGTATCCCCTTTCAAATCAAACAAATCAATTTTGAGGAagcatatagattttttttaattttacttttacaaatgaatttattttttctattctgTACCTTATGAGTCCATTTTAAGTTTGTATGAATGGCAGCTTAGTTCTTCCCCTAACGCTCAACAGTATTCGGTATGTGTGTACACTGTGGTAGGTTGGAATCCATTAATTCTGTGGTGTCCAATTCTATTTGCCCATACCAGCTGATGTGCCTGATCTCAACATCTGCCTGACCTACAGTAGTGCCTTACTGACCGTGTCTTTGAATACATACCATGTTCCATCCTTAAATTTTTAAATCTCACCATGAAATGAACTTTAATTATaactttaatgtttaatttaacttttatgtaattttaaatatgtactGGAAATGCCTGGGATGCATCCTCTTGAAACCACAGGTTGTGTACTTGGCCTTGTGCACCTACACTCACATAGTGTTTCACCTGCCCCTCTGAACATCATCGAtgaacacattaaaaataatggcaAAAAGAACCAACTATTAAAACCAAGACTTTCATGGCAGGGCATTcttataaaaaaaggaaaatgttattCACAAAGGTTTAGCATTCATTTGCCTTGGCTTAGTTAAAAGCTGTTTTGTCACAATAGTTTAACAAAGATAATTATTCAGGCAGTTAAGATGTCCATTGATTACCAGATATGTTAGAGGAAGTATGATATGATATTGAACTCAAATCCTAGAATGGGTTTTCAAAGACTAAAGCAAAAAATGTCATACATATCACAAAAGtacaactttttatttttgtttttgttaattttagtgGTATTTTACCAATGTGTAATTAACAGGATCatcataccttagactgcattTTAACAATATAGAATTGTTCCAGTGTCACTCTTCTGGATTGGTCATCACTGTCCAATAGATGGCTTtagaacataataaataaaagagtaTATTGGATTCATGTCTAACTGTCCCCACAGACCACTGGGTTTGTGTTCCTTGCAAATCTGAGAACTATATTTTGTTACCCAGTTACAGATGTGTCTCATGATCCCCACACAGTGTGAGCTGTCTAAACCATTGTAAGTCTACTTGCACTGGGTAAGGTTGCTATAGCGATTTGGCCAACTAGGCATAGACTTCTATCTTGTAAATTAACCTGTTCCAAGGAAGAAAGCTGATCTATGGTCTATGGAGCAGTGGCACACAGGGGAACCTAATTGCCCCTCTGGACCTGCCAGCCTAGGCATAGTCAGACTTGACCAGAGTACACTACAACTTACAAATATACCATAGTCCTTTGTTCCTGTTGACTTAAGTGAGCACCCAGGATAAAATGTCATACACTACATAGACTTGAGAAGACAATAATCATGAGCAGTCGCACTGTAGTAAATGCATCAATATCTGTGCTGTGTTGCCTTAGGAAGAAGTTTAGTTGTGAATTATAATTAtaacatgaaaaaaacctgaatcAGCTGGTGAATAAGTCCTCATTGAAGCAACACACCAGACAATTTGTAACTTTCGTGAAAGCAAAGGTCCATTATCAGAATGTTTCTTAAGAGTTTTACAGTATATGATGTCTTTACACTAATGGTTAACAGTAATACCTATCTTTAGTCCAACCCAGGTAAGAGGATAAGGTTAATGGTTCTGTGGAGCCTGACAGAACTGTAGGACTATGGCTCTTTGTTTTACACTCTTCACAATTTTTCTTTGCTGTATCTGTCTACTTTACAGCTCTAAAAAATAGATTTCTGCTTTttagatacataaatattagGCTGTCAGATTGACTACAATTATATACAAATGCTATTTTGATTAGATTTTTGATCTTTCCATTCTGATGAAAAACACTGTACTGCCCTCTCCCCATTTAGAATAACAGTTATTCATGATAACTATCTTTAAATCTATTGATATGAAATGCTCATATGCTATCAGTGAACTAAAACCATACTGGTATTCGTTTAGATAATACACAGTGATAGGTACAGTATGAAGAGATAGATGTCAGGATGGTCTTGACTCTGATCATAggaattaaataataaacatttttgaaggGTGGAGACTTGCTTATTGAAATATGAAAACAGAAAGCTGAAACATAAATGTTAGCTATTATATAATATTGCGTATCTCTAGGAACCAATAAACTGTCTACATATTTGTTGCTATAATTTTTTTCAAGGAAAAGAATAAATCAATAGCATGCGATGTATACTGTAGGATAACAAAAACGGCCATCACCCAACTTGTCTGGATGGCTCATCTTACCTGTTTGTACATGTGTTCATTCATAAAGTAGGATTCCATATTAGTTGGATTAAGCATTAGACTATAGAATCATATTTTTATGGAGACAAGGGCAGACAATTTTGGACTGTTGGCAGACCTGTATGTTCACACAAAACTGAATGTCATTAAATATAATACGGATATGTATACTGAAgagagcactttgaaaatgcagATCTCAGATACAACAAAACCATAAAGTTATGTATGAGAAGGTAGGAGACATAGACTTGCTTGAGATTTTGAGTTGTTAGTTGAAAAAAACATGAGGGCAAACTCTATGCATGCTAAATACAGGGAAACAATAGGTTTGATTCTataatcttattattattaatatgtattgttttttatagcgccatcatattccacagctctgTAGAGTGTATAAGACtggtggtccctttacatttgcGTGTGGTCCATTTTGTAAATGCATaagggggttctgcagaatgcccCCAAATAAATGTACCCCTTTCCCCATCCCCAGTTAAATATCCTACAGGAGATGAATTTGGCCAAATGCATCTCCCTGCACATAATGTAATCACCATCACTCTGGTGCTTGCAGGGCCTGGTGCTTAGACCCCGGTGCACATGTGTAAAGTCTTCCCATCGATATAaataggagcactttcctgccccTGATTCGCTACTTAAGCTGCCAATCAATGCCAGGACATATGCCAATGATTGACTGTCAGAAATTTCAGAacggagaagaaaaaaatgattttgcagCATGGCTGAAAATTCAGTGTAAcgtgttttattataattttatatttatcagaGCCTGTGTGTCCACATTACTTTATATTTGAATACATACTCAATTACTACCCCTGTATGTGTAGGGTCTTAAATAtgcaattcattttaaaaaagttacaGCAAAATAGAAAACTCTTTACTTTATTCAATTTATTCagacacattttaatttccacAGTACTATGAAACACATATGCATATTAAACTACTCTGTGTTATATACATCAATGTCACTGAATACCCTTTGACCACAAAACACTGACACAATAATCGTAACATATACCCAAGGAGATAAATCTTGCATGGAACATCATTAAATCCTAAAATTAAAAGAGGTGacatatgtttaatgtttttttaatttaaatttatttaggTGGATTGTGCCTTTTCTCTGCTGTGGTGGCAGAACTAGTTCTTACAGTACAGACTCAGCTATATCCTTAAAATGTTGGATTCTTATTCTGAATAAAATATGTCAGTACCTCCTATTAGCCTATTATGAGCTGTTCTTAACATTGTAATAGAGAGAAAGCGTGAAGTGAATATTCCATCAGTGTGTCCTGTGGCCAGTCTGGAccacaatataacattttaaaaagtcatAATTTGATATGCATTAATTGGAACAAAGAGTTTTAACCAAAGTTTCTAAGATAATGcccaataatattttatttaataaaaactatgatctagaaaaatgcatttttatttccttttatttgccaacctgccccctcaattatgcacatctgcctccaggcttgccactctgcccccagatatgccctatacgcCCTTATAAttgcactctgcccccagaaatgccttatacttcctatatgccactctgccccagatatgccttatactcccttatatgacactctgccccccagatatgccttataccaccgatatgccactctttctcccagatatgccttatacatttGACAAAAAAGACAACAATCAGAAACACAGTAAAATTGCAACACACAGAAAAACATATAATGAATGTTTAATCCATTTGATATTTGGCATTCTCAGGCACTGATAGCATGGGTGTAtagttacataaataaaatatctgagCCAGTagtgtatttaaaaacaatgtaacagGAAACCATGACAGAGaagcatacatgggaactctccaggtttgagcCAAATCCTCCTGGTCGCGGGAGCTTGGTCTTGACACTCCCCTCCCATTTtacctttaaatgggggtgtttcccgctgccgtcagcgggaacgcctcCATTGTCATCGGGATTgcccccgacatcagtgggaactcccactgatgtaATCAGGAACGCCCCTGACATCAACGGCaagtcccactgacgtcaggagACCgccagtcctggccgtgtcctgcaagggaaggctccgggtagcctgagcccagaagttcccaggtatgcagaaAAGAAATGTCACATGATTGATGAAGTAGCATcacaatatacagtatgctatatatatatatatatatatatatatatatatatttgatatatatgaaaaactGAAATTCAGAAGTTATATGTTGGAACCTCTGTCAGAggataaaatcatttttctgaAAGTATTATAGTATTAAAGTAGTATTAaaattattcataaaataaaaaaatacagaccaTACAActtagaaaaaaggaaatagaacTTGAATGGAGATGAGAACTACTTGGTCAACTTTGTCTGACCTTTCACAGTCTATGAAGAATACCTGATTAACCCTCAACTTTATTTTCTGGCCAAGACTTCAGTAGGCCTATTCCTGCCATTTGTGGCCATCTCCACTCTATATGTCTCTACTTGAAAGCTATTCCATGTATTAGCCACTATGTTTTGTAAACACAGcgttttgaaatgttttcttgaATCCTCACCCTATACCTTACAATCTGCTAACATCATTTTctactgaaataaaatatgtccCCTACAGGAATAGTCATGTGTTAAATGATCAGGATTTGATTTAAAATCCTAGTCAATAAGATGTAATAATGACTCATTTCAAAGTTGACTAGGGACCAAACTGCACTTTCCAAATACTTTTCTAGGTGCCTCCTTTTGTAGATCATGTGATACTGTTACTCTCCTCATTTAGCTTAATCTCAAGCATGCTACTactcaaaattataaaaaaacagatttccACTAATATTCCTGGAGAGGTGAAATTTTTTCCAGCTTCCAAAGGTTCTATCCATGTTTTGGATTTGTATCTTAACCTTGTTATGACTTGTAAAATACATACTGCTAGAGGAAAATAAACAGTACATGTAATCAAGACCTATTACAAAGTCTACCATTCAAAGTAATAAAGTGATGTATATTTACAGTTAGCATAATTTAAGATAAGTCCAAATACAGAAACATTATGCCTCTTTGCTACCCTCTAGCCCAAGTTTGTAACAGTGGTACTTCCATATGATCCATTAGAACATTCAGTATCGTCATCCTTAAACACTCTACTGAGAGCTTCATTGATGGAACCCCAAAACTTCCTTTTTCTTTGTCTGCCCACAAAGAAGTAAATGAAAGGGTTAGCCATGCTGTTAAACACAGTACAGTATGTGCTGGAAAAGAATAAGGCCACATAGTATACATTAGATGCTAACAccttaaaataaagcaaaatccACAATAGTCTGATAGGTACAACAGAAATCAAGAAAACCAGAACTGTAATTATGATAGCTATGTAGATCTTTGGGGGTCGGCATTTTTTTGATGTGGTTTTGATCACGTAGATTAATGTGAAACTAGACATAAGCATCAAAGGAATAACCAATGCAAATGTCAAAAAGGAAGTGAAAATCTGTACTGATGTACATTCTTGTGTACCCTTCATGAAGGATGCTGAAGGACAGACTAAGTTATCAATAAGCGATAAAAGGATACCtaagagccatatgcctatacaAGTTATGGTTGACAAGCGCTTTGGCCTGTGACATTTATACCATATTGGAAAGAGAACAGAGAGGCACCTCTCAACACTTATGGCTGTCAGAAAAAACATGC includes the following:
- the LOC128492263 gene encoding uncharacterized protein LOC128492263, with the protein product MAVRMHQVKCLLLLSAIAICVSASHFLDAEWNVWTSKYGRQYKDLEEEQFRRTAWEANWERVQKHNQLADQGLSKYWMAVNHFADMTNEELRSKSCLIYSGEFSKPSNIPQKSLNAKNPNIPEEVDWRKSNCITPVKNQGNCGSCWAFAAIGVVESRLCLKNGNLVQLSEQQLVDCDTSDSGCCGGMPLLALQYVTEKGVMKSQDYEYTQKKFTCLYKPDEAITLNVTKYYGVPGEDNIASSVASEGPIIVGFGVDTEFFFYVKGVYDGSCAPYPNHAIIIVGYGTEYDKNNEDNNEDYWLIKNSWGEQWADEGYGKIKRNVNKCSIADMAATIDLQ
- the LOC128492266 gene encoding proto-oncogene Mas-like; this translates as MSTFDNTTQNMTTARPNSSNTAVTYSIVACFAVILCIFGLLGNAIVSWILVFKIKRTKYTVYILNLALADFLYLFFVAIVMLLMVDQMLNFRTQTKMTLTALEIMYDFGYLSGMFFLTAISVERCLSVLFPIWYKCHRPKRLSTITCIGIWLLGILLSLIDNLVCPSASFMKGTQECTSVQIFTSFLTFALVIPLMLMSSFTLIYVIKTTSKKCRPPKIYIAIIITVLVFLISVVPIRLLWILLYFKVLASNVYYVALFFSSTYCTVFNSMANPFIYFFVGRQRKRKFWGSINEALSRVFKDDDTECSNGSYGSTTVTNLG